The following nucleotide sequence is from Elusimicrobiota bacterium.
CTCGTGCTCGTCTACCCGCGCTCCGACGAGGCCGGCAAGGCCTCGGTGCCTTCGACCTACCTGCGCGAGCTGTGCCGCGCCGCGGGGCTGCCCGCGCCCGGCGAGGGCGACGCGCGCCGCGTGCCGCGCCAGCCCGCCGAGCGCCTGCGCTCCGCGCCCGCGGACCTGCTCACGCCCCGCGAGGCGGCGCTGCTCGCCGTGCTCGAGGGGGGCGCGCCCGACCCGGCGCTCGGCGCCGCCGCCCTGACCGAGAGCCTCGGGCGCGTCGCCGCGCTCAACGACCGCGGCGCCCCCGGGACGCACGACGGCCTGACGCGCCCGATCGCGGCCGAGCCCGCGAAGCTCAAGGCCTCCGGGCTCTCGCCGACGGCGCTCGACCTGTACGCGACGTGCCCGTTCCGCTTCTTCGCGGCGCGCGTGCTGGGGCTCGGCGACCGCGAGGAAGGGTCCGACCGGGGAGAACTGACCCCGCAGGCGCGCGGCCTCGTCTATCACGCGGTGCTCGAGCGCTTCTACTCGTCTCTGACCGAGGAGGTCTGGGCCGGTAAAAAGGACTGGGGCCCGGCGTTCGACGCGGCGGCCGCGGCGGTGTTCGGCGAGAACGACTGGCGGGCGCTGGGCATCTACCCTTTGCTCTGGGAGTCCGCGCGGCTGGACATGAGCGCGCGCCTGCGGAGCTTCATCGCGTGGGACCTCGAGCGCCTGCGCGCGACGAAGATCCGGCCGCGTCTGTTCGAGACGAGCCTCAAGGGCGGCCCGCCGGAGGGCGCGCCGGGCGGCGTGCCGTGGAAGGGCGTGGCCGACCGCATCGACGCCGGCGAGGACGGGACCTTCCGCGTCGTGGACTACAAGACGCGCTCGAGCGCGCGCTGGAGGAACCTGGCCAAGCAGGCCGCCGCGGGCGACCTGCATCAGCTCCCTTTTTACGCCGAGCTCGCGGGCGCCGCCGCCGGCGAGGGCCTTTCCTTCGGCGGCGCCGAGCTTCTGTTCCTCGAGGTCGAGGAGGGGGAGGAGCGCTCCGCCGCGCTCACCGCGGAGGACTGGGGCCTCGCGCGCGGGCCTTTCCTGAAGATCCTCGCCGAGCGCGTGGAGGCGATCGCCTCGGGCCGCTTCCCGATCCGCCCCGAGGACGGGGAGCGGGGCCATTGCTCGTGGTGCGAGTTCCCGACCGTCTGCCGCAAGGCGCACGCCCCTTCCCGCGCGCGCGGCCTGCGCGCCCCCGTCCCCGGGGCTTGACGGGCGGGCGCAATGCGCCCTACACTCCCCTCATGGCCGAGCGCGATTGCCCGAAGTGCCCGTTCTCCCCGATGGAAGAGGTCGTCGCCGGTGAGATGATCATCGACGAGTGCCCGCGGTGCAAGGGCCGCTGGTACGATTTCGACGAGCTGGCGAAGGTGGTGGCCGACCCGGCCGCCTTCACCGCGGCCGTCGCCAAGGGCCCGCTGCGGCCCCGCAAGGGCGAGGCGAAATGCCCGGTCTGCCTCGAGGACATGATGAACGGCGGCCTGGGCAACGAGCTGCTGCGCGTGGATCAGTGCGCCGGGCACGGCTTCTGGCTCGACGCCAGCGAGCTGCGCCTGCTCAATAAGCTGATGGCGTCCTGAGGTCCGCCGCGCCGCCGAGCGCGTAGGCCGGCAGGCGGAAGGAGAAGCGGGAGCCTTTGCCCTGCTCCGTCTCGAGCTCGAGGTCCGTGCCGTGCGCCTCGAGGATCATGCGCGACAGCGCGAGCCCGACGCCGAAGCCCTTCGCCTCGCGCTTGCCCTCCTCCGAGCGGAAGTAGCCCGCGAAGATCTTCTCGCGGTCCTCCGGGGCCACGCCGATGCCGGTGTCCGACACGGAGAGCTCCACGCGCCCGCCGGGAAGCCCGCGCGCGCCGAGCGTCACCGTCCCGCCCTCGTGCGTGTACTTGACCGCGTTCGTGAACAGGTTCGCGACGACGAGGGAGAGCGCGTCGGGGTCGCCGGCGCAGGGAAGCTCCGTCTCCGGCGCGTCGAGCCTCACCGAGAGCTTCTTGCGCGTCGCGAGGATCTCCAGGCGGGCGAGCGCCCCGCGCAGCAGCGCGGCGGCGTCCACGCGCTGGATCTCGAGGTCGAACTTGCCGGCCTCGAGCCGCCCGAGGTTGAGCAGGTTCGTCGCCATCGTCGAGAGCGCGCGGATGTTCGCGGCGAGCATGTCGTGCCAGG
It contains:
- a CDS encoding zf-TFIIB domain-containing protein translates to MAERDCPKCPFSPMEEVVAGEMIIDECPRCKGRWYDFDELAKVVADPAAFTAAVAKGPLRPRKGEAKCPVCLEDMMNGGLGNELLRVDQCAGHGFWLDASELRLLNKLMAS